The following coding sequences lie in one Vicinamibacterales bacterium genomic window:
- a CDS encoding SpoIID/LytB domain-containing protein, whose amino-acid sequence MLTGLVLAGCAPGPIEVAMPRASHAARPISLRVQVREGDQLVVRDVPLEDYVAATALSEVHPDIADAPIAERVFEVQAVLARTYAMANRGRHAKDGFDLCSTTHCQLYEPSRLTASRWAPTARQAVAHTSGALLWFADAPALALFHADCGGHTSDASAVWGGPAPPYLDGAKDDGPADAAHTAWTFAVASSALRAALNADPRTAVGARLDGVEVSGRDSAGRAELVILRGTRTFVVRGEIFRDAVTRTLGAKSIRSTLFSVSKGRQDLTFTGKGYGHGVGLCQAGALARLKAGASVDAVLAHYFPGTTVH is encoded by the coding sequence ATGCTGACCGGACTGGTGCTGGCCGGCTGCGCGCCCGGGCCCATCGAGGTGGCGATGCCGCGCGCGTCGCACGCCGCGCGGCCGATCAGCCTCCGCGTCCAGGTGCGCGAGGGGGATCAGCTCGTCGTCCGCGACGTGCCGCTAGAAGACTACGTCGCCGCCACCGCGCTCTCGGAAGTCCACCCCGACATCGCCGACGCGCCGATCGCCGAGCGCGTGTTCGAAGTCCAGGCGGTCCTCGCCCGCACCTACGCGATGGCCAACCGCGGCCGCCACGCGAAGGACGGGTTCGACCTCTGCTCGACCACGCACTGCCAGCTGTACGAGCCGTCGCGGCTGACGGCGTCGCGCTGGGCGCCGACCGCTCGTCAGGCCGTTGCGCACACCTCAGGCGCGCTGCTCTGGTTCGCCGACGCACCGGCCCTCGCGCTGTTCCACGCCGACTGCGGCGGCCACACGAGCGACGCGTCCGCCGTCTGGGGCGGCCCGGCCCCTCCCTATCTCGATGGCGCGAAGGACGACGGGCCGGCGGACGCGGCGCATACGGCATGGACGTTCGCCGTCGCGTCGAGCGCCCTCCGAGCGGCGCTCAACGCCGATCCGCGAACGGCGGTCGGGGCGCGCCTCGACGGCGTCGAGGTCAGCGGCCGCGACTCGGCGGGACGCGCCGAGCTCGTCATCCTGCGCGGCACCCGCACGTTCGTCGTGCGTGGCGAGATCTTCCGCGACGCGGTGACGCGTACGCTGGGGGCGAAGTCGATCCGCAGCACCCTCTTCTCGGTCAGCAAAGGCCGTCAGGACCTCACGTTCACCGGCAAAGGCTACGGCCACGGCGTCGGCCTCTGCCAGGCCGGCGCCCTCGCACGACTCAAAGCCGGCGCCAGCGTGGACGCAGTACTCGCGCACTACTTCCCAGGCACTACCGTCCACTGA
- a CDS encoding DUF4159 domain-containing protein, which translates to MELFPADASQQIRRPAASEFVFARLRYDSGDWDYNPKVAANVLNSLVEYTSIPVYPEEVVVTADSAELLAFPFLFMTGHKLVRFAREERERLRVFVEQGGLLFSDDCNHDVNGLYAKSFEQEMHTVFPGPTTLAKLPAQHPLYRCFFHFPDGPPTTSHELNGWGDDMVHDYLRTVDHRGRIGVLYSNKDYGCEWDYDWRNKRFQREDNTKFAVNVVVYCMTS; encoded by the coding sequence ATGGAATTGTTTCCGGCCGACGCCAGCCAGCAGATCCGCCGGCCGGCCGCGTCCGAATTCGTCTTCGCCCGCCTGCGCTACGACTCGGGCGACTGGGACTATAACCCCAAAGTCGCGGCCAACGTCCTCAATTCGCTCGTCGAGTACACCAGTATTCCGGTCTATCCCGAGGAAGTGGTGGTCACGGCAGACTCGGCCGAACTGCTCGCGTTCCCCTTTCTCTTCATGACGGGTCACAAGCTGGTGCGCTTCGCCCGCGAGGAACGGGAACGGCTGCGGGTGTTCGTCGAGCAGGGCGGCCTGCTCTTCAGCGACGACTGCAACCACGACGTGAACGGGTTGTATGCGAAGAGCTTCGAACAGGAAATGCACACGGTCTTTCCGGGTCCGACGACGCTCGCCAAGCTGCCGGCGCAGCACCCGCTCTATCGGTGCTTCTTCCATTTTCCGGACGGCCCGCCGACGACCTCGCACGAGCTCAACGGCTGGGGGGACGACATGGTCCACGACTATCTGCGGACCGTCGACCACCGCGGCCGCATCGGCGTGCTGTATTCGAACAAGGACTATGGCTGCGAGTGGGATTACGACTGGCGGAACAAGCGATTCCAGCGCGAGGACAATACGAAGTTCGCGGTCAACGTTGTCGTCTACTGCATGACCAGCTAG
- a CDS encoding sigma-70 family RNA polymerase sigma factor, whose protein sequence is MAGSSPALVAAREADSVAASAVKAMQAAGEQADARERYAELVARHQRRAGRIAYHYLRDAAEADEAVQDAFVKAYQHLASFREELPFDVWFTRILINGCLDRIKARTRRERWLVPMVTRPISSGSDSVAPERDLTDRVAARGLSPEESLLGRERRREIAAALSRLPERQRSVFVLSHVEGRTSKEVSALTGLNESTVRVHLFRAIRKLRALLTHDGTAAQAEQKGKRRVTS, encoded by the coding sequence ATGGCAGGAAGCTCGCCCGCACTCGTCGCCGCCCGTGAAGCCGACTCTGTCGCGGCCTCAGCCGTCAAGGCGATGCAGGCCGCGGGTGAGCAGGCGGATGCTCGCGAACGGTACGCGGAACTGGTGGCCCGGCATCAGCGCCGGGCCGGTCGGATTGCGTACCACTACCTGCGGGACGCGGCCGAAGCCGACGAAGCGGTGCAGGATGCCTTCGTCAAGGCATATCAGCACCTGGCCTCGTTCCGCGAAGAGCTGCCGTTCGACGTCTGGTTCACGCGCATCCTGATCAACGGGTGCCTGGACCGGATCAAGGCGCGGACGCGCCGCGAGCGGTGGCTGGTGCCGATGGTGACGCGGCCGATCTCGTCCGGGAGCGACTCGGTCGCGCCGGAGCGCGACTTGACCGATCGGGTGGCCGCCCGCGGGCTGTCGCCCGAGGAGAGTTTGTTGGGGCGCGAGCGGCGCCGCGAGATTGCGGCGGCGCTCTCGCGGCTGCCCGAGCGGCAGCGATCGGTGTTCGTGCTGAGTCACGTGGAGGGGCGTACGTCGAAGGAGGTCAGCGCGCTGACGGGGCTCAATGAGTCGACGGTTCGCGTGCACCTGTTCCGCGCGATCCGAAAATTGCGGGCGCTGCTGACGCACGATGGTACTGCCGCGCAAGCGGAACAGAAAGGAAAACGCCGTGTCACTTCTTGA
- a CDS encoding 4-hydroxy-3-methylbut-2-enyl diphosphate reductase yields MAPAQPLIFRKGLDMKEAVAGELAAAYHSRLVDEVRSGGFVHQRGRFTLHLAREFGFCYGVDRAVDYAYQAVARFPERNVFLTGEIIHNPHVNDRLRASGIRFLSDAGERGHALGPEDVVILPAFGIAVQDMVRLTDLGCTLVDTTCGSVLNVWKNVVRYAQDGFTAVIHGKVKHEETRATASQALKYPRGRYLVVLDRDEAQFVCDHIRLGGDRTRFLERFAQAMSPGFDPDADLDRIGCANQTTMLMSESLEIGEMFAAAMRARYGAEQLPEHFRAFDTICSATQERQDAVVALLDREPVQMMIVVGGYNSSNTCNLARICAGRVRTFHIADPACLVSANRILHRPVGAPSTASAPQVMSEDWLPASGPVVIGLTAGASTPNNIVGQVIETLEKFTGIG; encoded by the coding sequence GTGGCGCCCGCGCAGCCTCTCATCTTCCGCAAGGGCCTCGACATGAAAGAGGCCGTTGCCGGAGAGCTCGCCGCCGCGTACCACAGCCGCCTCGTCGACGAGGTCCGCTCCGGCGGCTTCGTCCATCAGCGGGGGCGATTCACGCTCCACCTCGCACGCGAGTTCGGGTTCTGCTACGGCGTCGATCGCGCCGTCGACTACGCCTACCAGGCGGTCGCCCGCTTCCCCGAGCGCAACGTCTTCCTGACCGGCGAGATCATCCACAACCCCCACGTCAACGATCGCCTCCGGGCCAGCGGCATCCGGTTCCTCAGCGACGCCGGGGAACGCGGCCACGCGCTGGGCCCCGAAGACGTCGTGATCCTGCCGGCGTTCGGCATCGCCGTGCAGGACATGGTGCGGCTGACCGATCTCGGCTGCACGCTCGTCGACACGACCTGCGGCTCGGTGCTCAACGTCTGGAAGAACGTCGTGCGCTACGCCCAGGACGGCTTCACCGCCGTGATTCACGGGAAGGTGAAGCACGAGGAGACGCGCGCCACCGCCTCACAGGCGCTGAAGTACCCGCGCGGCCGGTATCTCGTCGTCCTCGATCGCGACGAGGCGCAGTTCGTCTGCGACCACATCCGGCTGGGCGGCGACCGCACCCGGTTCCTCGAGCGTTTCGCGCAGGCGATGTCGCCGGGGTTCGACCCGGACGCCGATCTCGATCGGATCGGCTGTGCCAACCAGACGACGATGCTGATGTCGGAATCGCTGGAGATCGGCGAGATGTTCGCGGCGGCGATGCGCGCCCGCTACGGCGCCGAGCAGCTGCCCGAGCACTTCCGCGCCTTCGATACGATCTGCAGCGCCACCCAGGAGCGGCAGGACGCGGTCGTGGCCCTCCTCGATCGCGAGCCGGTGCAGATGATGATCGTGGTCGGCGGCTACAACAGCAGCAACACCTGCAACCTCGCGCGCATCTGTGCCGGACGGGTCCGCACGTTCCACATCGCCGACCCGGCGTGCCTGGTGTCGGCCAATCGCATCCTCCACCGCCCCGTCGGCGCTCCCTCGACCGCGTCGGCGCCGCAGGTCATGTCGGAGGACTGGCTTCCGGCGAGCGGTCCGGTCGTGATTGGCCTCACCGCTGGCGCGTCGACCCCCAACAACATCGTGGGCCAGGTCATCGAGACGCTGGAAAAGTTCACAGGCATCGGGTGA
- a CDS encoding Spy/CpxP family protein refolding chaperone, which produces MARLLAWAFAALLVLPASGFAAECDKGQNPPARGASPASHTDGRTDSPHQPPKFWVDPKLRAELGITDQQSTAIEAIWQRDLSQRTETGARVHKLEAQLDQMMVEASSDEAAVVAQIDRVEAARTEASKARVLMLYRINKLLTPEQRTKLADKAKAMRDQRDGRGDHR; this is translated from the coding sequence ATGGCAAGGTTGTTGGCGTGGGCGTTCGCGGCCCTGCTAGTGCTTCCCGCGTCTGGGTTCGCGGCGGAGTGTGACAAGGGACAGAACCCGCCCGCGCGGGGGGCGTCGCCGGCCAGCCACACGGACGGCAGGACGGACTCCCCGCATCAGCCGCCGAAGTTCTGGGTCGATCCCAAACTGCGCGCGGAACTCGGCATCACCGACCAGCAGTCGACCGCGATCGAAGCGATCTGGCAGCGGGACCTGTCGCAGCGCACCGAGACCGGGGCGCGGGTCCACAAGCTCGAAGCGCAGCTCGACCAGATGATGGTCGAGGCGTCGAGCGACGAAGCGGCCGTCGTGGCGCAGATCGATCGGGTCGAGGCCGCACGCACCGAGGCGAGCAAGGCACGCGTGCTGATGCTGTATCGCATCAACAAGCTGCTGACGCCAGAGCAGCGCACCAAGCTGGCCGACAAGGCCAAGGCGATGCGCGACCAGCGTGACGGCCGCGGCGATCACCGGTAG
- a CDS encoding TolC family protein, whose protein sequence is MKKNVLTAAALVLASLVPAAAQTTPAQTPQAQTPQPVPAPVLKPSETFKTPGPRIDLSIEEAVARAREKNIDIAVARITPRLSDFSLAGLDANYVVNLTAQGNQQRSSRLPTSTIQGITSITPTTTSGWSSGFAKNMWHGGGNWTLNFQNSRVNTPAANNLRNPQFNSTLAGSYVQPLMRGLRIDATRASLQTTRISQQNDEIALQTTVATTDASVRNGYWDLVYAIQAVEAAQSSLDIANKLVTDNRARVEIGTLAPLDVRTSEAEAANTRLTLVEAQATVRTSELALKRLIVSGTDDPVWVSSINPTDRPPATPEPLNVDAAIARALNQRTDFQQSKNSLKISDINLRLQEDQTRAQLTLTTSYGLQGLGGPQLNANGSSLPSGYWDAISNIYGLDAPQWNFLVNFAYPLGRSAQQATVERSKLSVEQSNANLKALELQIATDVQNAALSVQSGLESVQAAQVARQLAQEKLSATQSKLDVGMSTNYEVVQAQRDFFDAQNAELRAVANYRKALVNFETAQTVGSRAVGSTVGSGTGGTGTTNTNTTTTGGTGGPGGL, encoded by the coding sequence GTGAAGAAGAACGTACTGACGGCAGCTGCGCTCGTGCTGGCGTCGCTGGTGCCGGCCGCAGCGCAGACGACACCAGCGCAGACGCCGCAGGCACAGACGCCGCAGCCGGTTCCGGCCCCGGTCTTGAAGCCATCGGAAACCTTCAAGACCCCGGGTCCGCGCATCGATCTCTCGATCGAGGAAGCGGTCGCACGCGCGCGCGAGAAGAACATCGACATTGCCGTCGCCCGCATCACGCCGCGGTTGTCGGACTTCTCGCTCGCCGGTCTCGATGCCAACTACGTCGTGAACCTGACCGCGCAGGGCAATCAACAGCGGAGCAGCCGCCTGCCGACCAGCACGATTCAGGGCATCACGAGCATCACGCCGACCACAACGAGCGGATGGTCGTCCGGGTTCGCCAAGAACATGTGGCACGGCGGCGGAAACTGGACGCTGAACTTCCAGAATTCCCGCGTCAACACGCCCGCCGCCAACAACCTCCGCAATCCCCAATTCAACTCGACGCTCGCCGGCTCCTACGTGCAGCCGCTGATGCGCGGGTTGAGGATCGACGCGACCCGGGCCTCGCTCCAGACGACACGCATCAGCCAGCAGAACGACGAGATCGCGCTGCAGACGACCGTCGCCACTACCGACGCCAGCGTCCGCAACGGCTACTGGGATCTGGTCTATGCGATCCAGGCGGTCGAGGCGGCCCAGAGCTCGCTCGACATCGCCAACAAGCTGGTCACGGACAACCGCGCCCGCGTCGAGATCGGCACGCTGGCGCCGCTCGACGTTCGCACCTCGGAGGCGGAAGCGGCGAATACCCGCCTGACGCTGGTCGAGGCGCAGGCGACGGTGCGCACGTCCGAACTGGCGCTCAAGCGACTCATCGTCAGTGGCACCGACGATCCCGTGTGGGTGTCGTCGATCAACCCGACCGACCGTCCGCCGGCGACGCCGGAGCCGCTGAACGTCGACGCGGCGATCGCGCGTGCGTTGAACCAGCGCACCGATTTCCAGCAGTCGAAGAACAGCCTGAAGATCAGCGACATCAATCTCCGCCTGCAGGAAGACCAGACGCGGGCGCAGCTCACCCTGACGACGAGCTATGGTCTGCAGGGTCTGGGCGGTCCGCAGCTGAACGCGAACGGCAGCAGCCTGCCGTCCGGATACTGGGACGCCATCTCGAACATCTACGGGCTCGACGCGCCGCAGTGGAATTTCCTGGTGAACTTCGCGTATCCCCTGGGACGGAGCGCGCAGCAGGCGACGGTCGAACGCTCGAAGCTGTCGGTCGAACAGTCGAACGCGAATCTGAAGGCGCTCGAGCTGCAAATCGCGACCGACGTGCAGAACGCTGCGCTCAGCGTCCAGAGCGGACTCGAGAGCGTGCAGGCGGCGCAGGTCGCGCGGCAGCTCGCGCAGGAAAAGCTGAGCGCCACGCAGAGCAAGCTCGACGTCGGCATGTCCACCAACTACGAGGTGGTGCAGGCGCAGCGCGATTTCTTCGACGCGCAGAACGCCGAGCTGCGCGCCGTCGCCAACTATCGCAAGGCGCTGGTGAACTTCGAGACGGCGCAGACGGTCGGCTCGCGCGCCGTCGGCTCGACCGTCGGCAGCGGCACCGGTGGGACTGGCACCACCAACACCAACACGACCACCACCGGCGGTACGGGCGGCCCCGGCGGCCTCTAA
- a CDS encoding efflux RND transporter periplasmic adaptor subunit — protein MKKLLPVLIILIAVGAGSAVFYAKRGDKEPTVTTLPISRGTIIDGVRATGTLQAVTSVTVGAQVSGIVQDLPTDFNDIVKKGQVIARLDPSILQTQLETAKANLVNAEANLERQKVALEDAQVKYKRAQELDAKQLSTRVDLENAEVAVKSADAQLKSTQSQIVQAQAAVSKADVDIDHTVITAPIDGIIIKRSVDRGQTVNAGMQAPELFIIAADLTKMQVNANIDETDVGRMRPGQDVNFTVDAYPTDNFRGTVKQVRLNPTTVQNVVTYSTVIDVPNPELKLKPGMTANVTIQIARRDNVLRIPNAAIRFRPTKDMFDSLNQAMPPELERGFGGRGRNGGGRFNAGAPSGAGAPSGAGAPSGATGQQARADRQGGQTAPQGAPVAQGKGVVAQAGGQGQGPGGGGRFANMTPEERQKAMEERMKNMTPEERAQFEERRKQREANGGGGGRGGFGGGTASGGNAGGGQGGGANFQRNGQGNLAAGPARNGGNAAPNTKAPQNATTIDALFGPLPAVETRGRAWLYAAKQLKSIDLRLGISDGTYTEILNDPAELQVNTDVVVTFVTPEMASRPAGQTNNQNGNPLMPQQRGRGPGPGR, from the coding sequence ATGAAAAAGCTGCTTCCCGTTCTGATCATTTTGATTGCCGTCGGTGCCGGTAGTGCGGTCTTCTACGCCAAGCGCGGCGACAAGGAACCGACCGTCACGACGCTGCCGATTTCGCGCGGCACGATTATCGATGGCGTGCGCGCGACGGGCACGCTGCAGGCGGTGACCTCGGTCACCGTCGGCGCGCAAGTCTCCGGCATCGTCCAGGACCTTCCCACCGACTTCAACGACATCGTCAAGAAGGGCCAGGTGATCGCCCGCCTCGACCCTTCGATCCTGCAGACGCAGCTCGAGACGGCGAAGGCCAACCTGGTCAACGCCGAGGCCAACCTCGAGCGTCAGAAGGTGGCGCTGGAAGACGCCCAGGTCAAGTACAAGCGCGCGCAGGAGCTCGACGCGAAGCAGTTGTCGACACGGGTCGATCTCGAGAACGCGGAGGTCGCCGTCAAGTCGGCCGACGCGCAGCTCAAGTCCACGCAGTCGCAGATTGTCCAGGCCCAGGCGGCAGTGAGCAAGGCTGACGTCGACATCGACCACACGGTGATCACGGCGCCGATCGACGGCATCATCATCAAGCGCAGCGTCGACCGCGGCCAGACCGTCAACGCCGGCATGCAGGCGCCGGAACTCTTCATCATCGCCGCCGACCTGACCAAGATGCAGGTCAACGCGAACATCGACGAGACCGACGTCGGACGCATGCGGCCGGGCCAGGACGTGAACTTCACGGTCGACGCGTACCCGACCGACAACTTCCGCGGCACGGTGAAGCAGGTGCGCCTGAACCCGACGACGGTCCAGAACGTCGTGACCTACTCCACCGTCATCGACGTGCCGAACCCCGAGCTCAAGCTGAAGCCGGGCATGACGGCCAACGTCACGATCCAGATCGCGCGTCGCGACAACGTGCTGCGCATCCCCAACGCGGCGATCCGCTTCCGTCCGACCAAGGACATGTTCGACTCGCTCAACCAGGCGATGCCGCCCGAGCTCGAGCGCGGGTTCGGCGGCCGCGGCCGCAACGGCGGCGGACGATTCAACGCGGGTGCCCCGTCGGGCGCGGGTGCCCCATCGGGTGCGGGTGCCCCATCGGGCGCGACGGGTCAGCAGGCGCGAGCCGACCGACAGGGTGGGCAGACGGCCCCGCAGGGTGCCCCAGTGGCTCAGGGTAAGGGCGTTGTGGCCCAGGCCGGCGGTCAGGGCCAGGGCCCTGGCGGCGGCGGCCGGTTCGCCAACATGACGCCCGAGGAGCGCCAGAAGGCGATGGAAGAGCGGATGAAGAACATGACGCCCGAAGAGCGGGCGCAGTTCGAAGAGCGCCGCAAGCAGCGTGAAGCCAATGGCGGCGGCGGTGGCCGCGGCGGCTTCGGCGGCGGCACCGCCAGCGGCGGCAATGCCGGCGGCGGCCAGGGCGGCGGCGCCAACTTCCAGCGCAACGGCCAGGGCAACCTCGCCGCGGGGCCTGCGCGGAACGGCGGCAATGCTGCCCCGAACACCAAGGCGCCGCAGAACGCCACGACGATCGACGCGCTGTTCGGCCCGCTGCCGGCCGTCGAGACCCGCGGCCGCGCGTGGCTCTACGCCGCCAAGCAGTTGAAGTCGATCGACCTCCGTCTCGGCATCAGCGACGGCACCTACACCGAGATCCTGAACGACCCGGCGGAACTCCAGGTGAACACCGACGTGGTGGTCACGTTCGTGACGCCGGAGATGGCGAGCCGTCCGGCCGGCCAGACCAACAACCAGAACGGCAATCCGCTGATGCCGCAGCAGCGCGGACGCGGCCCCGGTCCCGGCCGCTAG
- a CDS encoding ABC transporter ATP-binding protein, giving the protein MTPTPTPTPAASSETVISVRDLTKTYQVGDIEVRALRGASLDVKKGEFVCVTGPSGSGKSTFMHIIGCLDRPTSGNYFLDGKDVSRMSKDELAIIRNKKIGFVFQGFNLLSRTTALDNVELPLLYNAGKDKLKSAERHKRATEVLEVVGLGKRMDHYPNQLSGGQQQRVAIARALINQPSILLADEPTGNLDTRTSIEVMDIFQKLNMERGITVVLITHEMDIAEHGTRIVKFRDGRIQIDQQIAARRMAGDELKELPPADDDASHLPASVVQAQQAQQPPPSPSH; this is encoded by the coding sequence ATGACACCCACACCGACACCGACACCGGCAGCGTCATCGGAGACCGTCATCTCCGTCCGCGACTTGACCAAGACCTATCAGGTCGGGGACATCGAGGTGCGCGCCCTCCGGGGCGCCTCTCTCGACGTCAAGAAGGGGGAGTTCGTCTGCGTCACCGGGCCTTCCGGGTCCGGCAAGTCGACGTTCATGCACATCATCGGGTGTCTGGATCGGCCGACGAGCGGCAACTACTTCCTCGACGGGAAAGACGTCTCGCGCATGTCGAAGGACGAGCTGGCGATCATCCGGAACAAGAAGATCGGCTTCGTGTTCCAGGGGTTCAACCTGCTCTCGCGCACGACCGCGCTCGACAACGTCGAGCTGCCGCTCCTCTATAACGCGGGCAAGGACAAGCTCAAATCGGCCGAGCGTCACAAACGCGCCACAGAGGTGCTCGAGGTCGTCGGTCTCGGCAAGCGCATGGATCACTACCCGAACCAGCTCTCCGGAGGTCAGCAGCAGCGCGTCGCCATCGCCCGCGCGCTGATCAACCAGCCCTCAATCCTGCTGGCCGACGAGCCGACCGGCAACCTCGACACCCGCACCTCGATCGAGGTCATGGACATCTTTCAGAAGCTGAACATGGAGCGCGGCATCACGGTCGTGCTCATCACCCACGAAATGGACATCGCCGAGCACGGCACGCGCATCGTCAAGTTCCGGGACGGCCGGATCCAGATCGACCAGCAGATTGCCGCTCGGCGCATGGCCGGCGACGAACTGAAGGAGCTGCCGCCGGCCGACGACGACGCGTCGCACCTGCCGGCATCGGTAGTGCAGGCGCAGCAGGCACAACAGCCGCCGCCTTCCCCGTCTCACTGA
- a CDS encoding ABC transporter permease, whose amino-acid sequence MSILMTLRIALKALNRNKLRTVLTMLGMIIGVGAVITMVALGTGARTTIEERVKSAGTNMILVNAGNFSTGGVRMGQGNSTKLTPEDANAIKQIPGVEYAAAGATTRSQIIAGNQNWSTQVQGTDIDLPQIRSWPCKFGSFFTPQDVQSAAKVAVLGTVVSGVLFGDDVDPTGQIIRIKNEPFKIIGVMISKGQSSQGQDQDDTIFVPYTTVMKKLQGQTNINNVTVSAERGDQIQETAEAIRGVLRVRHKISNPADDDFMVRTLEEMASVQTETTKTMTTLLASIAGVSLLVGGIGIMNIMLVSVTERTREIGLRMAIGARGKDVLLQFLVEAVVISLIGGMIGIGMGFGLSAAVQKFMQWPADISPDAIALSFGFSALTGVFFGFYPARKAASLDPIEALRFE is encoded by the coding sequence ATGTCGATTCTCATGACTCTGCGGATCGCGCTGAAGGCGCTCAACCGCAACAAGCTGCGCACCGTCCTGACGATGCTCGGCATGATCATCGGCGTCGGCGCCGTCATCACCATGGTGGCGCTCGGCACCGGCGCGCGGACGACGATCGAGGAGCGGGTCAAGTCGGCCGGCACCAACATGATTCTGGTCAACGCCGGCAACTTCTCCACCGGCGGCGTCCGCATGGGCCAGGGCAACTCGACCAAGCTCACGCCCGAGGACGCCAACGCGATCAAGCAGATCCCCGGCGTCGAGTATGCGGCGGCCGGCGCGACGACGCGCTCCCAGATCATCGCCGGCAACCAGAACTGGTCCACCCAGGTCCAGGGAACCGACATCGATCTCCCGCAGATCCGCAGCTGGCCGTGCAAGTTCGGCTCGTTCTTCACGCCGCAGGACGTGCAGAGCGCCGCCAAGGTGGCGGTCCTCGGCACGGTCGTCTCCGGCGTGCTCTTCGGCGACGACGTCGACCCGACCGGCCAGATCATCCGCATCAAGAACGAGCCGTTCAAGATCATCGGCGTGATGATCAGCAAGGGCCAGTCGTCGCAGGGACAGGACCAGGACGACACCATCTTCGTCCCCTACACCACCGTCATGAAGAAGCTGCAGGGGCAGACCAACATCAACAACGTGACGGTGTCGGCGGAAAGAGGCGATCAGATCCAGGAGACGGCCGAGGCGATCCGCGGCGTGCTCCGGGTCCGCCACAAGATCAGCAACCCGGCTGACGACGACTTCATGGTCCGCACGCTCGAGGAAATGGCGAGCGTCCAGACCGAGACCACCAAGACGATGACGACGCTGCTCGCCAGCATCGCCGGCGTCTCGCTGCTCGTCGGCGGCATCGGCATCATGAACATCATGCTGGTGTCGGTCACCGAGCGGACCCGCGAGATCGGGCTGCGCATGGCGATCGGCGCCCGCGGCAAGGACGTGCTGCTGCAGTTCCTCGTCGAAGCGGTGGTCATCAGCCTGATCGGCGGGATGATCGGCATCGGCATGGGCTTCGGCTTGAGCGCGGCAGTGCAGAAGTTCATGCAGTGGCCGGCTGATATCTCGCCGGATGCGATCGCGTTGTCGTTCGGCTTCTCCGCCCTGACGGGCGTGTTCTTCGGCTTCTACCCGGCTCGCAAGGCCGCGAGCCTGGACCCGATTGAGGCGCTGCGCTTCGAGTAA